Proteins encoded in a region of the Flavobacterium sp. PMTSA4 genome:
- a CDS encoding thiamine diphosphokinase, which yields MSSHHIVRDDQEPALIIANGASCSNELLGQLLEWSPFVIVLDSAIDRVLDLNIKVDVLLGDFDRDFDAEKVKEKQYPIEIVHTPNQDKTDLEKAFDYLIEKGHKAVNVIWATGKRADHTITNITNIIAYRNQLKIVILDDHSKVFLLPNKYEKWYTANTIISLIPIGKVTGITTLNLFYSLNNEDLTIGYRTGSSNHVTNDGIVKIEHKDGDLLLMECWD from the coding sequence ATGTCATCACACCATATCGTTCGAGACGACCAAGAACCAGCTTTAATTATTGCCAATGGCGCAAGTTGTAGCAATGAATTATTAGGGCAATTGCTAGAATGGTCACCATTCGTAATCGTTTTAGACTCAGCTATTGATAGAGTTTTAGATTTGAATATAAAAGTTGACGTTTTATTGGGCGATTTTGACAGAGATTTTGATGCAGAAAAAGTAAAAGAAAAGCAATATCCAATTGAAATTGTCCATACGCCAAATCAAGACAAAACCGATTTAGAAAAAGCTTTCGATTATCTTATTGAAAAAGGACACAAAGCTGTAAACGTTATTTGGGCAACGGGAAAACGTGCCGACCATACCATTACAAACATCACAAATATTATTGCTTACAGAAATCAACTGAAAATTGTAATTCTAGATGACCATTCAAAAGTATTTTTGTTGCCCAACAAATATGAAAAATGGTATACCGCGAACACCATAATTTCCTTAATTCCTATTGGAAAAGTAACTGGAATAACTACTCTAAATCTTTTCTATTCCTTAAATAATGAAGATTTAACTATTGGTTATCGAACCGGAAGCAGTAATCATGTAACCAACGATGGAATTGTTAAAATCGAACACAAAGATGGCGATTTGTTGTTAATGGAATGTTGGGATTAA
- a CDS encoding DUF4249 family protein codes for MKTSKYILILITFLLISCEKVIDVGLETAEPRLVIEASINWVIGTDGNEQKVRLSTTTDYFSNTIPPVTDAVVYITNSSNLQFDFVQDTEPGIYKCSNFIPVLDETYTLTVIYQGEIYTASEKLLNTPIVKRVEQNNDGGILGNEIEVKFFFDDLPNETNHYFLRIDDPYKVIPEYGVLEDRFFQNNEMFGLYFSEDLKNGDTLKFTNNGITLNYYNYMNILLSQAGGGNAGPFSTPTSTIRGNIINQTNFDNFALGYFRLSKTEIKEYIIE; via the coding sequence ATGAAAACATCAAAATATATTCTAATTTTAATCACATTTCTTTTAATTTCATGCGAAAAAGTAATTGACGTTGGTTTAGAAACAGCTGAACCAAGATTAGTAATTGAAGCATCTATAAACTGGGTAATTGGAACTGATGGAAATGAACAAAAAGTGAGACTTTCAACCACTACCGATTATTTTTCAAATACAATTCCGCCTGTTACTGATGCAGTTGTTTATATTACCAATAGTAGCAATCTGCAATTTGATTTTGTTCAAGATACTGAACCTGGAATATATAAATGTTCTAATTTTATTCCTGTTTTAGATGAAACTTATACTTTAACTGTTATTTATCAAGGTGAAATCTATACAGCTTCCGAAAAACTATTGAACACACCAATTGTAAAAAGAGTAGAACAAAACAATGATGGCGGAATTTTGGGCAACGAAATTGAAGTAAAATTCTTTTTTGATGATTTGCCTAATGAAACCAATCATTATTTTTTAAGAATTGATGATCCTTATAAAGTAATTCCAGAATATGGAGTTCTTGAAGACCGATTTTTTCAAAATAATGAAATGTTCGGATTGTATTTTAGCGAAGATTTAAAAAATGGTGATACGTTGAAGTTTACCAATAATGGTATTACTTTAAACTATTATAACTACATGAATATTTTGCTTTCGCAAGCTGGTGGTGGAAATGCCGGACCATTTTCTACTCCAACTTCAACAATTCGTGGAAACATTATTAATCAAACCAATTTTGATAACTTTGCTTTAGGTTACTTTAGATTAAGCAAAACCGAAATCAAAGAATATATTATAGAATAA
- a CDS encoding TonB-dependent receptor yields MPKKLIYFILLLLVTSIVFSQEKVTLSGIVSDVKNKETLIGVSIYVDETKTGISTNEYGFYSITLPKGDYTLILSYIGYQNIQEKISLIQDTKKNFLLSQSSQLLEEVIITDNVKKVNIRKPEMSVNKLSIQEIKEMPVILGEVDIIKSILTLPGVTNAGEGQSGFNVRGGAADQNLIQLDEATIYNSSHLFGLFSVFNPDAIKDLKLYKGGIPARYGGRLSSVLDIYQKEGNKESFHMNGGIGLISSRLLAEGPIKKGKGSFVVAGRGTYAHLFLKLFNNPNSAYFYDLNTKLSYNINKNNNIYLSGYFGRDVFTLNDSFKNTYGNAVFNFRWNHLYSDKLFSNLSLIYSDYYYGLTLDFIGFNWDSGIKNYNIKYDFKHYVSDKLKLTYGIHSNYYDFNPGKIEPTSEDSGINPDQLDKKYALENAVYFDVEQDLSKKITVSYGFRLSNFLRLGQQTLNVYENNQPVLFNSNFQIYESAEPIGTVSYGKNQTIAHFENFEPRFAISYALSDYKSIKASYNRMSQYLHLISNTQSPTPLDVWAPSDTYLKPQLLDQVALGYFQNFKEDEYSLEVETFYKKIKNRVDYIDGANLIANEAIERVILNGKARAYGLEVYFRKNTGRFTGWVSYTLSRTEQQVAGRTPLETGINNGNWYKTGFDKTHNLAVVSSYKLNEKWRFGGTLTLQTGQPVTFPNGQYQYEGITVPSYSTRNENNLPAYHRIDVSATLTPRKNKGRKWQSEWVFGIYNLYNRQNAASITFRQNDETARNEAIRLSIFGIVPSATYNIKF; encoded by the coding sequence ATGCCAAAAAAATTAATATACTTCATATTGCTGCTTTTAGTAACTTCAATTGTTTTTTCTCAAGAAAAAGTTACTTTAAGTGGAATCGTTTCAGATGTAAAAAATAAGGAAACTTTAATCGGTGTTTCAATATATGTAGACGAAACTAAAACTGGAATTTCTACTAACGAATACGGTTTCTACTCTATAACCTTACCAAAAGGAGATTACACACTTATTTTAAGTTATATTGGCTATCAAAACATACAAGAAAAAATAAGTTTGATACAAGATACAAAAAAGAATTTTTTGCTTTCGCAAAGTAGTCAGCTTTTAGAAGAAGTCATTATTACTGACAATGTAAAAAAAGTTAATATTCGAAAACCTGAAATGAGTGTCAACAAGCTTTCTATTCAAGAAATAAAAGAAATGCCTGTTATTCTTGGAGAAGTAGACATCATCAAATCTATTCTAACATTACCCGGTGTAACGAATGCAGGTGAAGGTCAATCGGGTTTTAATGTTCGCGGTGGTGCAGCTGATCAAAATTTAATTCAATTAGACGAAGCAACTATTTATAATTCTTCTCATTTATTTGGACTTTTTTCTGTTTTTAATCCTGATGCTATAAAAGATTTAAAACTTTATAAAGGTGGAATTCCAGCGCGATACGGCGGAAGATTATCTTCTGTTTTGGATATTTATCAAAAAGAAGGAAACAAAGAAAGTTTTCACATGAATGGCGGAATTGGATTAATTTCAAGCCGATTATTAGCCGAAGGTCCAATAAAAAAAGGAAAAGGTTCTTTTGTTGTTGCTGGTCGTGGAACGTATGCTCATTTATTTTTAAAACTATTCAACAATCCAAATTCGGCCTATTTTTATGATTTGAACACCAAATTGAGTTATAACATTAACAAAAACAATAACATTTATCTTTCAGGATATTTTGGTCGAGATGTTTTTACTTTAAATGATAGTTTCAAAAATACGTATGGAAATGCAGTCTTTAATTTCCGTTGGAATCATTTGTATTCCGATAAATTATTTTCAAATCTTTCATTAATTTATTCTGATTATTATTATGGATTAACGCTTGATTTTATTGGGTTTAATTGGGATAGTGGAATTAAAAATTACAATATAAAATATGATTTCAAACATTATGTAAGCGATAAACTAAAATTAACTTACGGAATTCATAGTAATTACTACGATTTCAATCCAGGAAAAATTGAACCAACAAGTGAAGATTCTGGAATTAATCCTGACCAATTGGATAAAAAATATGCATTAGAAAATGCAGTTTACTTTGATGTAGAACAAGATTTATCAAAAAAAATAACGGTTAGTTATGGTTTTAGATTGAGTAATTTTTTACGATTAGGTCAACAAACATTGAATGTTTACGAAAACAATCAACCGGTTTTATTCAATTCTAACTTCCAGATTTATGAAAGCGCTGAACCAATTGGAACTGTTTCTTATGGAAAAAACCAAACCATTGCACATTTTGAGAATTTTGAACCACGATTTGCAATTTCATATGCTTTGAGTGATTATAAATCCATTAAAGCGAGCTATAACAGAATGTCGCAATATTTACATTTAATTTCAAACACTCAATCACCAACTCCTTTAGATGTTTGGGCGCCAAGTGACACTTATTTGAAACCACAATTACTGGACCAAGTAGCATTAGGTTATTTTCAAAATTTTAAAGAAGACGAATATTCTTTGGAAGTAGAAACTTTTTATAAAAAAATAAAAAATCGGGTTGATTATATTGATGGTGCGAATTTGATTGCCAACGAAGCCATCGAACGAGTTATTCTTAACGGAAAAGCAAGAGCTTATGGATTGGAAGTATATTTCAGAAAAAATACTGGTCGATTTACAGGTTGGGTTTCGTATACTTTATCAAGAACTGAGCAACAAGTAGCAGGAAGAACACCTTTAGAAACAGGAATTAACAATGGTAACTGGTATAAAACTGGTTTTGATAAAACTCATAATTTAGCCGTAGTTAGTAGTTATAAACTCAATGAAAAATGGCGATTTGGTGGCACATTAACATTACAAACTGGTCAACCTGTAACTTTTCCGAATGGACAATATCAATACGAAGGAATTACAGTTCCGAGTTACAGCACCAGAAACGAAAATAATTTACCAGCATATCATCGAATTGATGTTTCGGCAACATTAACTCCGAGAAAAAATAAAGGTCGAAAATGGCAATCAGAATGGGTATTTGGAATATATAATTTGTACAATAGACAAAATGCTGCATCCATAACTTTCAGGCAAAATGATGAAACAGCAAGAAACGAAGCCATCCGACTATCTATTTTTGGTATTGTTCCAAGTGCTACTTATAACATTAAATTTTAA
- a CDS encoding NADP-dependent isocitrate dehydrogenase encodes MSDKAKIIYTITDEAPMLATHSFLPIVKAFSKPANISIETRDISLAGRILANFPEYLKDEQKIDDALTELGQLATEPEANIIKLPNISASVPQLKEAIAELQSQGYNVPNFPEDAKTDEEKNIKAKYAKVLGSAVNPVLREGNSDRRAPKAVKNYAKAHPHSMGKWTSDSKTHVAHMESGDFYGTEKSVTIKNAGSFSIEFTDENGNSKVLKSTSPLKAGEIIDSSVMNLNKLKVFIAEQVKDAKEKGVLFSVHLKATMMKISDPLLFGAFVEVYFKDVFSKYADLFKELGVDTKNGLGDVYAKIQGHPKQADVEADLAKAIENGPALAMVNSDKGITNLHVPSDVIIDASMPAMIRNSGQMWNAEGKSQDTKAIIPDRCYAGLYQATIDFCKKNGALDPKTMGSVPNVGLMAQKAEEYGSHDKTFQLSTNGTVKVKDENGNILMEQKVEAGDIFRMCQTKDAPIQDWVKLAVNRAKATGDPAVFWLDENRAHDRQLIEKVNTYLKDYDTNGLDIRIMNPIDATNFSLERIVKGLDTISVTGNVLRDYLTDLFPILEVGTSAKMLSIVPLMNGGGLFETGAGGSAPKHIEQFIEEGYLRWDSLGEFLALGVSYEHLANVFHNEKAQVLSETLDQATEKFLENDKSPARKIGSIDNRGSHFYLALYWAQALANQNKDSELKATFTPIAEALTANETKINQELIDSQGKPQNIGGYYHPNFELTDKAMRPSETLNSILAKLN; translated from the coding sequence ATGTCTGACAAAGCAAAAATCATTTATACGATTACTGATGAAGCGCCAATGCTTGCAACACATTCTTTTTTACCGATTGTTAAAGCATTTTCAAAACCCGCAAACATTTCAATTGAAACCAGAGACATTTCTTTAGCTGGAAGAATTTTGGCAAATTTTCCAGAATATCTAAAAGATGAACAAAAAATAGATGATGCTTTGACTGAGTTAGGACAATTAGCTACAGAACCTGAAGCAAACATTATTAAATTACCAAATATTTCTGCATCAGTGCCTCAATTAAAAGAAGCAATAGCAGAATTACAATCACAAGGTTATAATGTTCCAAATTTTCCAGAAGATGCAAAAACGGATGAAGAAAAAAACATTAAGGCAAAATATGCTAAAGTTTTAGGTTCAGCTGTTAATCCAGTTTTACGTGAAGGCAACTCAGACAGACGTGCACCAAAAGCAGTGAAAAATTATGCAAAAGCACATCCACATTCTATGGGAAAATGGACATCTGATTCAAAAACTCATGTTGCTCATATGGAAAGTGGAGATTTTTATGGAACTGAAAAATCAGTAACCATTAAAAATGCTGGAAGTTTCTCTATTGAATTTACAGATGAAAATGGAAACTCAAAAGTTTTAAAATCTACTTCTCCACTAAAAGCAGGAGAAATTATTGATAGTTCAGTAATGAATTTAAACAAATTAAAAGTTTTTATTGCTGAACAAGTAAAAGATGCAAAAGAAAAAGGAGTATTATTTTCTGTGCATTTGAAAGCTACCATGATGAAAATTTCTGATCCTTTACTTTTTGGAGCATTTGTTGAAGTTTATTTTAAAGATGTTTTTTCAAAATATGCCGATTTGTTCAAAGAATTAGGCGTTGACACAAAGAATGGATTAGGTGATGTTTATGCTAAAATTCAAGGTCATCCAAAACAAGCTGATGTAGAAGCTGATTTAGCAAAAGCAATCGAAAATGGTCCAGCTTTAGCGATGGTAAATTCAGATAAAGGAATTACAAATCTTCATGTTCCATCTGATGTAATTATTGATGCATCAATGCCTGCGATGATTAGAAATTCTGGTCAAATGTGGAATGCAGAAGGAAAATCACAAGACACTAAAGCAATCATTCCAGATAGATGTTATGCTGGTTTATATCAAGCTACAATTGATTTTTGTAAAAAGAATGGCGCATTAGACCCAAAAACTATGGGAAGTGTTCCAAATGTAGGTTTGATGGCTCAAAAAGCTGAAGAATATGGTTCTCACGATAAAACATTCCAACTTTCAACTAATGGAACTGTAAAAGTAAAAGATGAAAACGGTAATATTTTAATGGAACAAAAAGTGGAAGCTGGAGATATTTTCAGAATGTGTCAAACAAAAGACGCTCCAATTCAGGATTGGGTAAAACTAGCCGTAAACAGAGCTAAAGCAACTGGTGATCCAGCAGTATTTTGGTTAGATGAAAATCGCGCTCATGACAGACAACTAATAGAAAAAGTAAATACCTATTTAAAAGATTATGACACAAATGGATTGGATATTCGTATAATGAATCCTATTGATGCTACTAATTTTTCATTAGAAAGAATTGTTAAAGGATTAGATACAATTTCAGTAACCGGAAATGTTTTACGTGATTATTTAACTGATTTATTCCCAATTTTAGAAGTTGGTACTTCAGCAAAAATGCTCTCTATCGTTCCTTTAATGAATGGTGGTGGATTGTTTGAAACTGGTGCTGGAGGTTCAGCTCCAAAACACATTGAACAATTTATTGAAGAAGGATATTTACGCTGGGATTCGTTAGGAGAATTTTTAGCGCTTGGTGTTTCTTACGAACATTTGGCAAATGTATTTCATAATGAAAAAGCTCAAGTTTTATCAGAAACATTAGACCAAGCAACTGAGAAGTTCTTAGAAAACGATAAATCGCCAGCAAGAAAAATTGGAAGTATCGATAATCGTGGTTCACACTTTTATTTAGCTTTATATTGGGCACAAGCTTTAGCAAACCAAAATAAAGATTCTGAATTAAAAGCAACCTTTACTCCTATTGCTGAAGCATTAACTGCCAATGAAACTAAGATTAATCAGGAATTAATTGATTCTCAAGGAAAACCTCAAAATATTGGTGGTTATTACCATCCTAATTTTGAATTAACAGATAAAGCAATGCGACCAAGCGAAACTTTAAATTCAATCTTAGCAAAGTTAAACTAA
- the rplS gene encoding 50S ribosomal protein L19, protein MANLVDFVNNELSTKKDFPEFAAGDTITVYYEIKEGEKTRTQFFKGVVIQRKGSGMTETFTIRKMSGAVGVERIFPVNMPALQKVEVNQRGKVRRARIYYFRELTGKKAKIKERRR, encoded by the coding sequence ATGGCAAATTTAGTAGATTTCGTTAATAACGAATTGTCAACAAAGAAAGATTTCCCTGAATTCGCAGCTGGTGATACAATCACAGTATACTACGAAATTAAAGAAGGTGAAAAAACAAGAACTCAGTTTTTTAAAGGAGTTGTTATTCAAAGAAAAGGTTCAGGAATGACTGAAACTTTTACTATCCGCAAAATGTCTGGTGCTGTTGGTGTAGAGCGTATCTTCCCAGTTAACATGCCAGCTTTACAAAAAGTGGAAGTGAATCAAAGAGGTAAAGTTCGTAGAGCTCGTATTTACTACTTCAGAGAACTTACTGGTAAAAAAGCAAAAATTAAAGAAAGAAGAAGATAA
- a CDS encoding Gfo/Idh/MocA family oxidoreductase encodes MAEKPIVTALLAYGMSGKVFHAPFFKVHKGFDLYAVLERNEQKASLDYPEIKSYSSISDLLSDESIELVVVNTPNDTHFEYAKKALEAKKHVLIEKPVTSTPEEFETLLSIAKNVSRKVFVYQNRRWSSDIMSTKSIIESGKLGEIIEMHLRFDRYRPSIGVKAFKENPIPSSGIWYDLGSHLVDQAISIFGKPEKHYRYKNSYRINSQVDDFAFMHIIFLKKVNVFITTSLLVIDAQPGIVVHGTKGTFVKEFCDEQENHLIDGMKPDDSEFGKEKENKEGKLTYVNENNETVTETIPSIKGNFYELFENLYESIRNDKPFSVTDEQIIDQLKLLV; translated from the coding sequence ATGGCAGAAAAACCAATTGTCACAGCACTTTTAGCCTATGGAATGTCAGGAAAAGTTTTTCATGCGCCATTTTTTAAAGTTCATAAAGGATTTGATTTATATGCTGTTTTAGAAAGAAATGAACAAAAAGCATCTTTAGATTATCCTGAAATAAAAAGTTACTCATCAATTTCAGATTTACTTTCGGATGAATCAATAGAATTAGTTGTAGTTAATACTCCAAATGATACTCATTTTGAATATGCAAAAAAAGCCTTAGAAGCCAAAAAACATGTTCTAATTGAAAAACCCGTTACTTCAACACCAGAGGAATTTGAAACATTATTATCTATTGCAAAAAATGTCAGTAGAAAAGTATTTGTTTACCAAAATAGACGCTGGAGTAGCGATATTATGTCTACAAAATCAATTATAGAAAGTGGAAAATTAGGTGAAATTATAGAAATGCATCTAAGATTTGACAGATATCGACCATCAATAGGCGTAAAAGCATTTAAAGAAAATCCTATTCCAAGCAGCGGAATTTGGTATGATTTAGGTTCGCATTTAGTTGACCAAGCAATTTCCATTTTTGGAAAACCTGAAAAGCATTATCGTTATAAAAACAGCTACAGAATAAATTCTCAAGTTGATGATTTTGCTTTTATGCATATTATTTTCCTAAAGAAAGTCAATGTTTTTATCACAACAAGTTTGTTAGTTATTGATGCACAACCTGGAATAGTTGTTCATGGAACGAAAGGAACTTTTGTAAAAGAATTTTGCGACGAACAAGAAAATCATCTTATTGATGGGATGAAACCTGATGATTCTGAATTTGGAAAAGAAAAGGAAAATAAAGAAGGAAAGTTGACTTATGTAAATGAAAATAATGAAACTGTAACCGAAACCATTCCTTCAATAAAAGGAAACTTCTATGAGTTATTTGAAAACCTTTATGAATCAATCAGGAATGACAAACCATTTTCAGTTACTGACGAACAAATAATTGACCAATTAAAGCTATTGGTTTAG
- the trmD gene encoding tRNA (guanosine(37)-N1)-methyltransferase TrmD — protein MRIDIITILPDLLRSPFEGSIMKRAIEKGLVEVHFHNLRDYTTNKQKSVDDYQFGGGAGMVMMVQPIDDCITYLKSQRNYDEIIYMSPDGETLNQKMANSMSLYENIIILCGHYKGVDQRVRDHFITKEISIGDYVLSGGEIGAIVLCDAIIRLIPGVLSDETSALTDSFQDNLLSGPIYTRPADYKGWKVPEVLTSGHFAKIEQWREEKAFEHTKNRRPDLLED, from the coding sequence ATGCGAATAGACATCATCACCATATTACCCGATTTATTACGAAGTCCTTTTGAAGGTTCAATCATGAAACGTGCCATTGAAAAAGGATTAGTGGAAGTTCATTTTCACAACTTAAGAGATTATACTACCAACAAACAAAAATCGGTTGACGATTATCAATTTGGTGGTGGCGCAGGAATGGTAATGATGGTTCAACCCATTGATGATTGCATAACTTATTTAAAAAGTCAAAGAAACTACGACGAAATAATTTATATGTCGCCTGATGGAGAAACGTTGAACCAAAAAATGGCAAATTCTATGTCGCTTTATGAAAACATCATCATACTTTGTGGCCATTATAAAGGTGTTGACCAACGAGTTCGCGACCATTTTATCACCAAAGAAATTTCAATTGGAGATTATGTTCTATCTGGTGGCGAAATTGGAGCTATTGTTTTATGCGATGCAATTATTCGTTTAATTCCTGGAGTTTTATCAGATGAAACTTCGGCTTTGACTGATAGTTTTCAAGATAATTTACTTTCTGGACCAATTTATACTCGACCAGCTGATTATAAAGGCTGGAAAGTTCCAGAAGTTTTAACAAGTGGTCATTTTGCAAAAATTGAGCAATGGCGTGAAGAAAAAGCATTTGAGCATACTAAAAATCGTCGTCCTGATTTATTAGAAGATTAA
- a CDS encoding class I SAM-dependent methyltransferase, with product MENISNYININKQTWNNKTDVHVASEFYDNESFIKGKSTLNSIELELLGDVEGKKILHLQCHFGQDSLSLERLGAKVTGVDLSDKAIEKANELAKELNLDAKFICSDVYNLPNILNEKFDIVFTSYGTIGWLPDLDKWAKVVSHFLKPNGTFIMADFHPVVWMYDNDFKEIFYNYFNIEPIIENETGTYADRYSNIEAKTITWNHSISELLNALISNNLVLNQFNEFDYSPYNCFNKTEEFEKGKFRISHFENKIPMIYSILATKK from the coding sequence ATGGAAAACATTTCAAATTACATTAACATCAACAAACAAACTTGGAACAACAAAACCGATGTTCACGTTGCATCTGAATTTTACGATAACGAAAGTTTTATAAAAGGAAAATCGACTTTAAACTCAATAGAATTAGAACTTCTGGGTGATGTTGAAGGTAAAAAAATATTGCATTTACAATGTCATTTTGGACAAGATAGCTTATCATTGGAACGATTAGGTGCAAAAGTTACAGGAGTTGATTTATCAGACAAAGCAATTGAAAAAGCTAATGAACTGGCAAAAGAATTAAATCTTGACGCCAAATTTATTTGTTCTGATGTTTATAATTTACCAAATATTTTAAATGAAAAATTCGATATTGTTTTTACCAGTTATGGAACAATTGGTTGGTTACCCGATTTAGATAAATGGGCAAAAGTTGTATCGCATTTTTTAAAGCCAAATGGAACATTTATAATGGCTGATTTTCATCCAGTGGTTTGGATGTATGACAATGATTTCAAAGAAATTTTTTATAATTATTTCAATATTGAACCAATTATCGAAAATGAAACTGGAACTTATGCAGACAGATATTCTAACATCGAAGCCAAAACAATAACTTGGAATCATTCTATTTCTGAACTTTTAAATGCTTTAATTTCAAACAATTTAGTCTTAAATCAATTTAACGAATTTGATTATTCGCCTTATAATTGTTTCAATAAAACGGAAGAATTTGAAAAAGGAAAATTTAGAATTTCACATTTTGAAAATAAAATCCCAATGATATACTCCATTTTAGCTACTAAAAAGTAA
- a CDS encoding DUF1573 domain-containing protein → MKKIIVLFVSISILLLAIIYLLKVLLFSLKKDEINNILNPDNTEIKVQNSVYRFKEISLKDSLTHDFYIKNTTDKELLLKNVMSNCKCIIIDFEKKPTTKNDSTKITVKFKPEVVGFAEKNIVVEANTVPPYTILALKGNVTN, encoded by the coding sequence ATGAAAAAAATCATAGTACTATTTGTATCAATATCTATTTTACTCTTAGCGATAATTTATCTCTTAAAAGTTTTATTATTTAGTTTAAAAAAAGATGAAATTAATAATATTTTAAACCCTGATAATACTGAAATAAAAGTACAAAATTCAGTATATAGATTTAAAGAAATTTCATTGAAAGATAGTTTAACTCATGATTTTTATATCAAAAATACAACTGACAAAGAATTGTTGTTAAAAAATGTAATGTCAAATTGTAAATGTATTATTATTGATTTTGAAAAGAAGCCAACAACTAAAAATGATTCCACTAAAATAACGGTGAAATTTAAGCCCGAAGTAGTTGGATTTGCTGAAAAAAATATTGTAGTTGAAGCTAATACAGTTCCACCTTACACAATATTAGCATTAAAAGGAAATGTAACAAATTAG
- a CDS encoding DUF1569 domain-containing protein: MSSIYNKTDNDLIIARIQNLSPDSKALWGKMTVDQMLSHCQAPMDFAFGKTPMKANFIMRMFGKMLKGKILNSSEFKKNSPTAPAFIRTETYDFEDVKNGLIERINTFSELGEKAIKTTKHPFFGKMTYDEWSKLHTMHLDHHLKQFGV, from the coding sequence ATGAGTTCTATTTATAATAAAACCGATAATGATTTAATAATTGCAAGAATACAGAATTTATCACCTGACAGTAAAGCACTTTGGGGAAAAATGACTGTTGATCAAATGCTTTCTCACTGTCAAGCTCCAATGGATTTTGCTTTTGGTAAAACACCTATGAAAGCAAATTTTATTATGCGAATGTTTGGAAAAATGTTAAAAGGAAAAATTTTAAATTCGAGCGAATTCAAAAAAAATAGCCCAACAGCGCCAGCATTTATTAGAACCGAAACGTATGATTTTGAAGATGTTAAAAATGGTTTAATTGAAAGAATAAATACTTTTTCTGAATTAGGCGAAAAAGCTATAAAAACCACTAAACATCCTTTTTTTGGTAAAATGACTTATGATGAATGGAGTAAACTGCATACGATGCATCTTGACCATCATTTAAAACAATTTGGAGTATAA
- a CDS encoding peptidylprolyl isomerase, protein MENGIYAKFNTTKGSILVKLTHDLTPGTVGNFVGLAEGQLENDAKPMGKPYYDGLKFHRVIPDFMIQGGCPQGIGTGGPGYKFDDEFHPSLKHDKPGVLSMANAGPGTNGSQFFITHVPTNWLDGKHTVFGHVVEGQDVVDSVAQGDVLESLEIVRVGDEAKKWNAIEAFRTFEGSRLKRIEEAKKQAEEAMEKLAAGFDKTESGLRYKIIQKGNGKKAESGKTVSVHYTGQLDNGKTFDSSYPRKKPIEFPLGKGHVIEGWDEGISLLQVGDKARFVIPSYLGYGSAGAGGVIPPDATLIFDVELMDVK, encoded by the coding sequence ATGGAAAATGGAATATATGCTAAATTCAACACTACTAAAGGTTCGATTTTAGTAAAATTAACTCACGATTTAACACCTGGAACAGTTGGAAATTTTGTTGGATTAGCAGAAGGACAATTAGAAAATGATGCAAAGCCTATGGGAAAACCTTATTATGATGGTTTAAAATTTCACAGAGTGATTCCTGATTTTATGATTCAAGGCGGTTGTCCTCAAGGAATTGGAACTGGCGGTCCAGGTTATAAATTTGATGACGAATTTCATCCAAGTTTAAAACATGATAAACCAGGAGTTCTGTCAATGGCAAATGCTGGACCTGGAACAAACGGTTCTCAATTTTTCATTACGCATGTTCCAACCAATTGGTTAGACGGAAAACATACTGTTTTTGGTCATGTTGTAGAAGGACAAGATGTTGTAGATTCAGTTGCTCAAGGTGATGTTTTAGAATCTTTAGAAATTGTTAGAGTAGGTGATGAGGCAAAAAAATGGAATGCTATCGAAGCTTTCAGAACTTTTGAAGGTTCACGTTTAAAAAGAATTGAAGAAGCGAAAAAACAAGCTGAGGAAGCAATGGAGAAATTGGCTGCAGGATTTGATAAAACAGAAAGCGGTTTGCGTTATAAAATTATTCAGAAAGGAAACGGGAAAAAAGCTGAAAGCGGAAAAACGGTTTCTGTTCATTACACAGGACAATTAGATAATGGTAAAACTTTTGACTCATCATATCCAAGAAAAAAACCAATTGAATTTCCTTTAGGGAAAGGACATGTTATTGAAGGTTGGGATGAAGGGATTTCTTTGTTGCAAGTTGGTGATAAAGCTCGTTTTGTAATTCCATCTTATTTAGGATATGGTTCAGCTGGTGCTGGAGGAGTTATTCCACCAGATGCAACATTAATTTTCGATGTTGAATTAATGGATGTAAAATAA